The following coding sequences are from one bacterium SCSIO 12741 window:
- a CDS encoding phosphatidylinositol-specific phospholipase C domain-containing protein → MSTPNNISYIADLDATAVFAAKGQNVFYVYNGIIYQYDLFRNQSNSVYTVEGGYVAVELKTDGSLIVALLRQSDNDLNFKVVATKIDSYSSWMEYDYSCPGGHTGIGILRGNAYALNSDAACLYLIHTDGSNPQTIDLPDTNLGDHNLSDFYFTLQSSKKYLVIAYYLNQEMPPTVWKFFDGLIFHDNTTYDQVGYDQLSVNKNAVFMLKGGSYAVDSIKSISDSSSTAPDLMPLPNLTTAVLTRDSLIGWNDADQSQLWVALLNNNNWQPIPIQLNGNAQISTVYSAGVFCFLIDSNGGLYFLSINIDYENWMRDLNEVSSTFGGFDLFEVCIPGSHDSGCSSFIAGVEEYAKTQNKSIYQQLKAGCRFLDIRPGYNTLVNNFMIYHDVVPSRLTLNNVVQDIAKFASTHPEEVITVSISHIALNGQPLSALIEIFKPLFNNSFIFGKNTDLADFSINDFTQGRNVIMLTDIDFNPNANYQYFGFNAVTNTPDDGARTYISEIDKYGDTDSVTQLLDFMAKTANEAPLSKLWMLQCQLTAQESKVKNTALVTFKATSFMPTAISAGMTYLTTNVVGSPTRLADQSHDRVINTLVNGQTTLPPDPDYNSLASVNYFIVDSYSEDWTWVAIARNMAKLAMPIELSHEGAEDVVEH, encoded by the coding sequence ATGAGTACACCCAACAACATTTCCTACATCGCCGATTTGGACGCAACTGCCGTATTTGCGGCAAAAGGCCAAAATGTTTTCTATGTCTATAATGGCATTATTTATCAATACGATCTATTCCGTAATCAGTCAAATTCCGTTTATACCGTGGAAGGCGGTTATGTAGCCGTTGAATTGAAAACAGATGGATCGCTAATCGTGGCTCTACTTAGGCAAAGTGACAATGATCTGAACTTTAAAGTAGTTGCAACCAAGATTGACTCTTACAGCAGTTGGATGGAGTACGACTATTCCTGCCCAGGTGGTCATACGGGCATTGGCATCTTAAGAGGAAATGCTTATGCCTTGAATTCAGACGCGGCCTGTTTGTACCTAATTCATACCGATGGGTCAAATCCCCAAACTATTGACCTGCCAGATACCAACCTTGGGGATCACAACTTGTCCGACTTCTACTTTACCCTGCAATCCTCCAAAAAATACCTCGTGATAGCTTATTACCTGAATCAGGAAATGCCGCCAACGGTTTGGAAGTTTTTTGATGGTCTCATCTTTCATGACAATACCACCTATGATCAAGTTGGATATGACCAGCTCTCGGTCAACAAAAACGCGGTTTTTATGCTCAAAGGTGGGAGCTATGCCGTGGACTCGATCAAGAGTATTTCCGATTCCAGTTCCACAGCACCGGACTTGATGCCACTTCCCAACCTGACAACTGCTGTGCTAACCCGAGATTCGCTGATTGGATGGAATGATGCCGATCAATCCCAACTGTGGGTCGCTCTTTTGAATAACAACAATTGGCAACCGATTCCCATTCAGCTCAACGGTAATGCCCAGATCAGTACCGTCTATTCGGCAGGTGTATTTTGTTTTCTGATCGATTCCAATGGAGGGCTTTATTTTCTTTCGATTAACATCGATTACGAAAACTGGATGCGCGACCTGAATGAGGTTAGTTCCACTTTTGGGGGCTTCGACTTGTTTGAGGTTTGTATTCCAGGAAGCCACGATAGTGGCTGTTCTTCCTTTATTGCCGGAGTTGAGGAGTATGCCAAAACCCAAAACAAGAGTATTTACCAGCAGTTGAAGGCCGGCTGTAGGTTTTTAGATATTCGACCTGGATACAATACTTTGGTCAACAACTTCATGATTTACCACGATGTGGTTCCATCCCGATTAACCCTGAATAATGTGGTTCAGGATATTGCGAAATTTGCCAGTACCCATCCCGAGGAAGTGATCACCGTTTCCATAAGCCATATCGCTTTGAATGGACAACCTCTTTCGGCTCTTATCGAGATCTTTAAGCCTTTGTTCAACAACAGCTTCATTTTTGGAAAAAACACGGATTTGGCTGACTTTTCGATCAATGATTTTACCCAAGGTAGAAATGTCATAATGCTCACCGATATAGATTTCAACCCGAATGCAAACTATCAATATTTTGGATTCAACGCGGTAACCAATACTCCCGACGATGGCGCTCGTACCTACATCAGCGAAATAGACAAATACGGCGATACAGATTCGGTTACTCAGTTACTCGACTTTATGGCCAAAACCGCCAATGAAGCCCCTTTATCCAAACTTTGGATGCTCCAATGCCAACTCACTGCTCAGGAGTCTAAAGTGAAGAATACAGCATTAGTAACCTTTAAAGCTACTTCCTTTATGCCAACAGCCATTTCAGCAGGGATGACTTATTTAACGACTAATGTGGTGGGGTCTCCAACACGTTTGGCCGATCAATCCCATGATCGGGTGATCAATACCTTGGTCAATGGCCAAACCACCCTTCCACCAGATCCGGATTACAACAGCCTGGCTTCGGTCAATTATTTTATAGTAGACAGTTATTCCGAAGACTGGACTTGGGTCGCTATTGCCCGCAATATGGCTAAGTTGGCGATGCCCATTGAGCTTTCACATGAAGGAGCGGAAGATGTGGTGGAGCATTAA
- a CDS encoding T9SS type A sorting domain-containing protein yields MIPLLNDEVMRYFCTLLTFLLSAFGTLQAQQATVSAGGDASGNGGSVSYSVGQVMYTHSEGTRSTVSHGVQQPFEIHVYYGEREQFISLELSVYPNPTVGMLFLNTGTDQRDFQYKLFNLQGKLIQESSFTAQAEIDLKPQPRATYLLHILHQQEVIKSYRIVKN; encoded by the coding sequence TTGATTCCATTATTAAATGATGAAGTCATGCGATATTTCTGCACTCTCTTAACGTTTCTACTCTCCGCTTTCGGAACACTTCAGGCCCAACAGGCTACCGTGTCTGCCGGTGGTGATGCCTCTGGAAATGGTGGTTCTGTAAGTTATTCAGTTGGACAGGTCATGTACACCCATTCCGAAGGGACTCGGTCCACCGTATCTCACGGCGTTCAACAGCCTTTTGAGATTCATGTGTACTATGGCGAACGGGAACAGTTTATCTCCCTTGAGTTGAGCGTTTATCCCAATCCCACCGTCGGAATGTTGTTTTTGAACACCGGTACGGATCAGCGTGATTTTCAATACAAACTCTTTAACCTTCAGGGAAAACTCATTCAGGAGTCATCCTTTACTGCCCAAGCCGAAATTGATCTTAAACCCCAGCCTCGAGCCACCTACCTCTTGCATATCCTCCACCAACAAGAAGTGATTAAATCTTATCGGATCGTTAAAAATTAA
- a CDS encoding response regulator transcription factor, producing the protein MPKPRLVILEDEFFAADHLREEVEALGFYVQAVFDNGEAFLKETDWDFDAALVDIFLSRDLTGLDVAKHLKERKKPFLFITANQDSATLKTAAHLAPSAYISKPFKTNDIAAALEMIRHQLVPKIRIRGKSGVDEINPNDIWFIKSDRAYIEIYSYQGKIVQRRLLNEIQEELPDTFVRVHRSYIINQEYMEERSATQIQIKGHSIPISRSYRDNLG; encoded by the coding sequence ATGCCTAAGCCGAGGTTGGTCATACTGGAAGATGAGTTCTTTGCGGCAGATCATCTGCGCGAAGAGGTCGAAGCGCTTGGGTTTTATGTCCAGGCCGTATTTGACAATGGAGAAGCTTTTTTAAAAGAAACCGATTGGGACTTTGATGCAGCGCTGGTCGATATCTTTTTATCCAGGGATCTCACTGGGTTGGATGTGGCTAAGCACCTCAAGGAGCGTAAAAAGCCCTTCCTATTCATTACCGCTAATCAAGACAGCGCCACCTTGAAGACAGCCGCACATTTAGCGCCATCAGCTTACATCAGTAAACCGTTTAAAACCAACGACATTGCCGCCGCTCTGGAAATGATTCGTCACCAACTCGTGCCTAAAATCAGGATAAGAGGAAAATCCGGAGTGGATGAAATCAACCCGAATGATATTTGGTTTATCAAATCCGATCGGGCCTACATCGAGATCTATTCCTACCAGGGAAAAATTGTACAGCGAAGGTTACTCAACGAGATTCAGGAAGAGCTTCCGGACACCTTTGTTCGGGTACACCGATCGTACATTATCAACCAGGAATACATGGAGGAACGAAGCGCCACGCAGATCCAAATAAAAGGCCATTCCATCCCCATTTCAAGAAGTTATCGCGACAACCTGGGTTAG
- a CDS encoding sensor histidine kinase, whose amino-acid sequence MLSGMGLFAQTDEGDAFTNHLEQAQRYRNLQLYLECVQQAQMAVDLAQEKGWTERYMSASITLAEYLRASENYQKGIDVLYALKNTEAYPRLHVRKLGRLAALYHEATLPKEMNQLDSVRAYLDQAVVMAEENEFLEEEASLKNELGYFVSKNEDLRKGLTILMEAAAIYKQLDDTRGYVRSMTHVLDDYIELGNDAKANELGVELVELIEDKKWYTNELDLYNLLSKQCKYKGQRLCELEWKIKARKSNIRYIKAINTSQMADFRVIQETQKFKEDAEEAERLAQQKELALKEEESHTRELRLYLALILIVVLAVSAFWFRERKLKRVLNQTNEQLADANQKYQTLLVESNHRIKNNLQMVISMLKYASKDLNDKDSLAFKRMSGKIYTVSALHKHLYMNDHNERVSIKTYFEEIIDMYRNISTHTFQIDGSLAPAEIQSERMVYFGLIFNEVLTNTFEHNSEMHPTITIEVTPEDSENKKFKFSYSDGSNYGSDYQEGNGIGLIRKLIKRVGGNEFSLDPNTGTYQFEFYA is encoded by the coding sequence TTGTTATCTGGGATGGGGCTATTCGCCCAGACGGATGAGGGCGATGCCTTTACCAATCACCTGGAACAGGCGCAGCGCTACCGTAATCTTCAGCTTTACCTGGAATGTGTACAACAGGCACAGATGGCCGTGGATTTAGCTCAGGAAAAGGGTTGGACCGAACGCTACATGAGTGCCAGTATTACGCTGGCGGAATACCTACGTGCCTCTGAAAATTACCAAAAGGGTATTGATGTACTCTATGCTTTGAAGAATACGGAGGCCTATCCCCGACTGCACGTTCGTAAGCTGGGTCGTCTTGCAGCCTTGTATCATGAAGCTACCTTACCCAAGGAGATGAATCAATTGGACAGCGTTCGGGCATATCTGGATCAGGCGGTAGTAATGGCGGAGGAAAATGAATTTCTGGAAGAGGAAGCTTCGCTTAAAAACGAGCTGGGCTACTTTGTATCCAAGAATGAGGATTTGCGCAAAGGACTGACCATTTTAATGGAGGCTGCGGCCATCTACAAGCAGTTGGATGACACCCGGGGATATGTAAGATCCATGACGCACGTGCTGGACGATTACATTGAATTGGGCAACGACGCGAAGGCTAATGAACTGGGCGTAGAATTGGTTGAACTCATTGAGGATAAAAAATGGTATACCAATGAGTTGGATTTATACAATTTACTCTCCAAGCAGTGCAAGTACAAGGGGCAACGGCTCTGTGAGTTGGAGTGGAAAATCAAAGCCCGAAAGAGTAATATCAGGTACATTAAGGCCATCAATACTTCCCAAATGGCAGACTTTCGGGTGATTCAGGAAACCCAGAAGTTTAAGGAAGATGCCGAGGAAGCCGAAAGACTGGCCCAGCAAAAGGAACTGGCCTTGAAGGAAGAAGAGTCGCATACCCGGGAACTTAGGCTCTACCTGGCTTTAATCCTGATTGTAGTTCTGGCCGTAAGTGCCTTTTGGTTTCGGGAAAGAAAACTCAAGCGGGTATTGAATCAGACGAACGAACAACTGGCCGATGCCAACCAGAAGTACCAAACGCTTTTGGTAGAAAGTAACCACCGGATCAAAAACAACCTCCAGATGGTTATCTCCATGTTGAAATACGCCAGCAAGGATCTAAACGACAAGGATAGCCTGGCCTTTAAACGGATGTCAGGAAAGATCTATACTGTGAGCGCTTTGCACAAGCATTTGTATATGAACGATCACAATGAAAGGGTAAGTATTAAGACCTACTTTGAAGAGATCATAGACATGTACCGCAACATTTCTACGCATACCTTTCAAATAGACGGTTCCCTCGCCCCTGCTGAGATTCAAAGCGAGCGTATGGTCTACTTTGGCTTGATCTTTAACGAAGTACTGACGAATACCTTTGAACATAATTCGGAAATGCACCCTACAATTACCATCGAAGTTACTCCCGAGGACTCTGAAAACAAGAAGTTTAAGTTTAGCTATTCCGATGGATCGAATTACGGTTCCGATTATCAGGAAGGCAACGGAATCGGGCTAATTCGCAAGCTGATTAAACGTGTTGGAGGCAATGAATTTTCACTGGATCCTAATACAGGAACTTACCAATTTGAATTTTATGCCTAA